From the genome of Manduca sexta isolate Smith_Timp_Sample1 chromosome 14, JHU_Msex_v1.0, whole genome shotgun sequence, one region includes:
- the LOC119189344 gene encoding uncharacterized protein LOC119189344, producing the protein MTNVKLKLMFYLLNSLLTADVVQARPYSDNMTDVIIKYSNNDTFIPVDPNSDTLVVADDDTEATKDVDAAKEEAAENAAREEEAENAANEEAAANAAKEDAIARKEAKHNAEQKRNISTLLDEIIDSETNRDDTITDLLFRPESEFVGDVPKFEFLVAVKVNESDFGNRSASGMGGYSDNLLDKDRNSSDVLKKLDYVELVEVVKASKENKSAYMLNITGHELENDLAPDTSEYYH; encoded by the coding sequence ATGACTAACGTGAAGTTAAAATTGATGTTCTATCTCCTCAACTCATTGCTGACTGCAGATGTAGTTCAAGCGAGGCCGTATTCTGACAACATGACCGACGTCATCATCAAATACTCCAACAACGACACTTTCATACCAGTGGACCCTAATTCTGACACGCTAGTAGTAGCTGATGATGATACAGAGGCTACCAAAGATGTTGACGCAGCGAAAGAAGAGGCGGCAGAGAACGCAGCAAGAGAAGAAGAAGCAGAAAACGCAGCAAATGAAGAAGCTGCAGCAAACGCAGCGAAAGAAGACGCGATAGCGCGAAAAGAAGCAAAACACAACGCGGAACAAAAACGAAACATATCAACATTATTAGATGAAATAATAGATTCAGAAACCAATAGGGATGATACGATAACCGATCTACTATTTCGACCCGAATCAGAATTCGTTGGGGACGTGCCCAAATTTGAATTCCTTGTAGCTGTTAAAGTGAATGAGAGTGACTTTGGTAATAGGAGTGCGAGTGGGATGGGTGGATATAGTGACAATTTGCTAGATAAGGACAGAAATAGCAGTGATGTGCTGAAGAAGTTGGATTATGTTGAATTGGTAGAAGTGGTGAAGGCCTCTAAAGAGAACAAGAGTGCCTATATGCTGAACATTACTGGACACGAGCTGGAAAATGATCTCGCACCGGACACGAGTGAGTATTatcattaa